A stretch of Schaalia odontolytica DNA encodes these proteins:
- a CDS encoding peptide ABC transporter substrate-binding protein: MNLRKKRWMVTGAALAMVASLGLSACGGGSSSSSGGGQAANSETGKNEVTMASRTPNWIFPVSAKGYTQGENGQFIQAMYRPLFAYKSTSETPYKINLPKSLGTVPEVSEDGLTYTIKLRDDAKWSDGTPVTTRDVEFWWNLVTNNKDEWASYKKGFFPDGADLKIIDEHTFSITTETKFAPAWFIDNQINKVALLPQHAWDKTSADEAVSDLDRTPEGAQKVFAYLQGEAKNLSSYATNPLWQTVNGPWKLKEFTPDQGLTLVPNENYWGEDKPKIDALIYKAFTGDDAEFNSVRSGAIDFGYIPAAQYNQRKAVEDKGYNVFLWPGNSITYLALNFAPQAPGSKFINQKYIRQAMQQLIDQPTLSEKIWSGTASPTCGPVPMPAEKTGTTEGCVYKFDPEAAKKLLEDHGWKVVPDGETTCENPGTGANQCGEGIAAGDKLSFKLVSQSGFVSTHQMFEEIISQFGKLGIKIDMNEVPDSVGASQACDDETPCTWDMSFFGSQTSWGFPIYASGERLFASDAPVNLGQYKNPEADKLIEESTRSSEPNALQAYNDYLAEDLPVLWMPNPYYQITAVKKTLDLGELDATGDTWPEDWSWSTEGK; this comes from the coding sequence ATGAACCTTAGAAAGAAGCGGTGGATGGTCACCGGCGCGGCCCTCGCAATGGTCGCCTCCCTGGGCCTGTCCGCCTGTGGTGGCGGCAGCAGCAGCAGTAGCGGCGGTGGCCAGGCAGCCAACTCGGAAACCGGAAAGAACGAGGTCACGATGGCCTCGCGTACCCCCAACTGGATCTTCCCGGTCTCCGCAAAGGGCTACACGCAGGGCGAGAACGGCCAGTTCATCCAGGCGATGTACCGCCCGCTCTTCGCCTACAAGTCCACCTCTGAAACCCCCTACAAGATCAACCTCCCCAAGTCCCTGGGCACCGTTCCCGAGGTCTCTGAGGACGGCCTGACCTACACCATCAAGCTGCGCGACGACGCCAAGTGGTCCGACGGCACGCCCGTCACCACCCGCGACGTTGAGTTCTGGTGGAACCTCGTCACCAACAACAAGGACGAATGGGCCTCGTACAAGAAGGGCTTCTTCCCCGACGGTGCCGATCTGAAGATCATCGACGAGCACACGTTCTCGATCACCACCGAGACCAAGTTCGCCCCGGCCTGGTTCATTGACAACCAGATCAACAAGGTCGCTCTGCTCCCCCAGCACGCCTGGGACAAGACCAGCGCCGACGAGGCCGTCTCCGACCTCGACCGCACCCCCGAGGGCGCCCAGAAGGTCTTCGCCTACCTGCAGGGCGAGGCCAAGAACCTGTCCTCCTACGCCACCAACCCGCTGTGGCAGACGGTGAACGGCCCCTGGAAGCTCAAGGAATTCACCCCCGACCAGGGCCTGACACTCGTCCCCAACGAGAACTACTGGGGCGAGGACAAGCCCAAGATCGACGCGCTGATCTACAAGGCCTTCACGGGTGACGACGCCGAGTTCAACTCCGTGCGTTCTGGCGCCATCGACTTCGGCTACATCCCGGCCGCGCAGTACAACCAGCGCAAGGCCGTCGAGGACAAGGGCTACAACGTCTTCCTGTGGCCCGGCAACTCCATCACCTACCTGGCCCTGAACTTCGCACCCCAGGCCCCCGGCTCGAAGTTCATCAACCAGAAGTACATCCGCCAGGCGATGCAGCAGCTGATCGACCAGCCGACCCTGTCTGAGAAGATCTGGTCCGGCACCGCCTCCCCGACCTGTGGCCCCGTCCCGATGCCCGCCGAGAAGACCGGCACCACCGAGGGCTGCGTCTACAAGTTCGATCCGGAAGCCGCCAAGAAGCTCCTCGAGGACCACGGCTGGAAGGTCGTGCCCGACGGTGAAACCACCTGCGAGAACCCCGGCACCGGCGCCAACCAGTGTGGCGAGGGCATCGCGGCCGGCGACAAGCTGAGCTTCAAGCTCGTCTCCCAGTCGGGCTTCGTCTCCACGCACCAGATGTTCGAGGAGATCATCTCCCAGTTCGGCAAGCTCGGCATCAAGATCGACATGAACGAGGTCCCCGACTCGGTCGGTGCCTCGCAGGCATGTGACGACGAGACCCCCTGCACCTGGGACATGTCCTTCTTCGGATCCCAGACCTCGTGGGGCTTCCCGATCTACGCCTCCGGCGAGCGCCTCTTCGCCTCTGACGCTCCCGTCAACCTCGGCCAGTACAAGAACCCCGAGGCTGACAAGCTCATCGAAGAGTCGACCCGCTCCTCCGAGCCCAACGCTCTCCAGGCATACAACGACTACCTCGCGGAGGACCTCCCCGTTCTGTGGATGCCCAACCCGTACTACCAGATCACCGCAGTGAAGAAGACGCTCGACCTGGGCGAACTCGACGCCACCGGCGACACCTGGCCCGAGGATTGGTCGTGGTCGACCGAAGGTAAGTAA
- a CDS encoding ABC transporter permease — translation MIQFILKRLGQAVVVVFLVTIITFILLQSQPGGAARAALGKDATQEQLAAFDHENGYDKPILEQYKIYVTKIAHGDFGYSYQHNQSVNDLLAARLPRTIFLSLLSTILALIVAIPLGVWQAVKRNKAPDYIVTIACLLAYSTPIFFAGLLLIVLFSQVWPILPNDAPQGEALSVMWEQWDHLVLPVCALSIGTIAAYARYVRSSMVDNLNEQYVRTARAKGLSEFRVVFVHTLRNAMFPVITMIGLYIPAMFCGALVIETLFNFNGMGYLYYQATGRRDYPILLGVALIVSFATVIGALLADFLYALADPRIRLAGRAK, via the coding sequence ATGATCCAATTCATCCTCAAACGCCTCGGCCAGGCAGTCGTCGTTGTCTTCCTGGTCACCATCATCACCTTCATCCTCCTCCAGTCTCAGCCGGGCGGCGCAGCCCGAGCGGCACTCGGTAAGGATGCGACCCAAGAACAGCTCGCGGCCTTCGACCACGAAAACGGCTACGACAAGCCCATCCTCGAGCAATACAAAATCTACGTCACCAAAATTGCGCACGGCGACTTCGGCTACTCCTACCAGCACAACCAGTCTGTGAACGACCTGCTGGCCGCCCGCCTGCCGCGCACCATCTTCCTGTCCCTCCTGTCCACCATCCTGGCTCTCATCGTCGCGATCCCCCTGGGCGTGTGGCAGGCCGTCAAGAGAAATAAAGCACCCGATTACATCGTGACGATCGCGTGTCTGCTGGCCTACTCGACGCCGATCTTCTTTGCGGGCCTGCTCCTCATCGTCCTCTTCTCCCAGGTGTGGCCGATCCTGCCCAACGATGCTCCGCAGGGCGAGGCCCTGTCGGTCATGTGGGAACAGTGGGATCACCTGGTTCTGCCTGTGTGTGCCCTGTCGATCGGCACGATCGCCGCCTACGCGCGCTACGTGCGCTCCTCGATGGTGGATAACCTCAACGAGCAGTACGTGCGTACCGCTCGCGCGAAGGGCCTGTCGGAGTTCCGCGTCGTCTTCGTTCACACGCTGCGCAACGCCATGTTCCCCGTCATCACGATGATCGGCCTGTACATCCCCGCGATGTTCTGTGGCGCCCTGGTTATCGAGACGCTCTTCAACTTCAACGGCATGGGCTACCTGTACTACCAGGCGACCGGCAGGCGCGACTACCCGATTCTCCTCGGCGTCGCCCTGATCGTCTCCTTCGCGACCGTCATCGGCGCACTCCTGGCAGACTTCCTCTACGCCCTCGCTGATCCCCGTATCCGACTGGCAGGACGTGCCAAATGA
- a CDS encoding ABC transporter permease yields MTTATAPIAAPAKARTARKSTKLQGLQVFMENKLAVFGVCLILILMAFSFIGPMFYVTDQIHTDLSNSALPPSAEHPLGTDMVGYDQLGRLMKGGQTSIIVGLFAGIFATTIGTLYGAIAGFVGGWIDAIMMRLVDALMSVPVLFLFMLIATMIPPTVPVLIIIMSALSWLGTSRLIRGEALSLRTREYVVAMRGMGGSMPRAIRTHIVRNTIGTVIVNATFQVADAVLYVAYLSFLGLGAQPPATDWGAMLSNSQSHVYSGNWWLLYPPGVLIILLVLSFNFIGDGLRDAFEVRLRKR; encoded by the coding sequence ATGACCACCGCAACCGCACCCATCGCCGCGCCGGCCAAGGCGCGCACCGCCCGCAAGTCGACGAAGCTGCAGGGCCTGCAGGTCTTCATGGAGAACAAGCTCGCCGTCTTCGGCGTGTGCCTCATCCTCATCCTGATGGCCTTCTCGTTCATCGGCCCGATGTTCTACGTGACCGACCAGATCCACACGGACCTGTCGAACTCGGCCCTGCCTCCCTCAGCCGAGCACCCGCTTGGCACCGACATGGTCGGTTACGACCAGCTCGGACGCCTCATGAAGGGCGGACAGACCTCGATCATCGTCGGCCTGTTCGCCGGCATCTTCGCCACTACGATCGGCACGTTGTACGGCGCGATCGCCGGCTTCGTGGGCGGTTGGATCGACGCGATCATGATGCGCCTCGTTGACGCGCTCATGTCCGTGCCCGTCCTGTTCCTCTTCATGCTGATCGCCACGATGATTCCGCCGACCGTCCCGGTCCTCATCATCATCATGTCGGCCCTGTCCTGGCTGGGAACGTCCCGATTGATTCGAGGCGAGGCCCTGTCCCTGCGCACGCGCGAGTACGTCGTCGCGATGCGTGGCATGGGCGGCTCGATGCCCCGAGCGATCCGGACGCACATCGTCCGTAACACGATCGGCACCGTCATCGTCAACGCGACCTTCCAGGTCGCAGACGCCGTCCTCTACGTCGCCTACCTGTCGTTCCTCGGCCTGGGCGCGCAGCCTCCCGCCACCGACTGGGGAGCCATGCTCTCCAACAGCCAGTCGCACGTCTACTCGGGCAACTGGTGGCTGCTCTACCCGCCGGGCGTCCTCATCATCCTCCTGGTCCTGTCGTTCAACTTCATTGGCGACGGCCTGCGTGACGCCTTCGAAGTTCGACTGCGCAAGAGGTGA